Part of the Lichenicola cladoniae genome is shown below.
TGCTGCTCGCCGCCGGAATCTCGGCCGCGAGTGCCATCGTTTATCAGATCGGCACCCGTGATCGCCCAGCCGCCCCGGAAAGGATCACGTCATGAAAATCGGTTTCGTCGGCCTCGGCCCCATGGGAGCCGGGATGGCGCGCCGGCTGCTCGATGCCGGCCACGCGCTGAGCGTCCATAATCGTACGGCGTCCCGAGGCGATGCATTGGTCGAGGCGGGCGCCCGACGCGCAGCAACGCCGGCCGACGCTGCGCGCGACGCAGACTTGGTGTTCAGCATGCTCGCCGATGACCCGGCGGTGGAGAGCATGACGCTCGGTGCCGACGGGATCGCCGAAGGCCTGGCACCGGGCGCGGTCCACGTTTCGAGCAGTACGATCTCGGTGGCGTTGTCGGGAAGGCTGGCGGCGGCACATGCCGAGCGCAACCAGGGCTACCTGTCGGCGACGGTGCTCGGTCGTCCGCCTGCCGCCGCTTCGGGCGAACTGTTCGTCGTCGTCGCCGGTGATCCTGCCCTGCAGGCGCGCATGGCTCCGGCGCTGGAGGCCATCGGACAACGGATCTTTTCGGTCGGTGACGACCCGACCCGTTCGAACCTGGTCAAGCTTTCCCTCAACTTCCTGATCTTCTCGACCATCGAGCAGATGTCGGAAGTCTTCGCGCTGAACGAGAAAGGCGGCATCGCTCCCGCGACGATGCTCGAGATCCTGACCGGCAGCTTCTTCACCGCGCCGGTGCATCGCAACTACGGCAAGCTCATCGTCGAGCGGTCGTTCGATCCGCCCGGTGGCGCCATGACCCTGGCAGCCAAGGACACCGACCTCCTGCTTGAAGCAGGGAGCGCCTTACATGTTGCGTTACCAATGGGTTCGCTGGTTCGCGACCGGCTGATTGCGTCACTTGCAAAGGGCGAGGCCGGTCTCGATTTTTCTGCCTTCTCGCGACGGGCCCGCGAGGATGCCGGCCTGCCCGACTAGCGCGTTATCCAGTCGAACCCAGTCGTTCGACCGGCCAAAGACGCTGTTTTGCTCCCGAGCATCGGCTTCTCCGCCATGCCCACATCGTGGGCAGATGGCGGAGAAAGTTGCCGGGATAGTGCTCAGCGTCGGAAGGACTAGCTGGTCGGGACCGAAGCAACCGTCTTCAGGATGCGCGACGCGATCTGATACGGGTCGCCCTGCGAGTTGGGACGCCGATCTTCCAAATAACCGCGATAGTCGTTTTTCACGAAGCTATGCGGCACCCGGATCGAGGCTCCGCGATCGGCGACGCCGTAGCTGAAGCTGTGGATCGACTGGGTCTCGTGCAGCCCGGTCAGGCGCAGGTGGTTGTCCGGGCCATACACCGCGATATGGTCCTCCCTCGCATCCTCGAAGGCGGTCATCAGCTGCTCGAAATACGCCTTGCCGCCGACCTCCCGGAGATAGGTGGTCGAGAAGTTGGCGTGCATGCCGGAGCCGTTCCAATCGGTATCGCCGAGCGGTTTGCAGTGATACTCGATGTCGATCCCGTATTTCTCGGTCAGGCGCTGCAGCAGGTAGCGGGCGACCCACATCTCGTCGGCTGCCTTCTTCGACCCCTTGCCGAAGATCTGGAACTCCCACTGGCCCTTGGCCACCTCGGCATTGATGCCTTCGTGGTTGATGCCGGCATCAAGGCAGAGGTCGAGATGCTCCTCGACGATCTGCCGGGCGATATTGCCGACGTTGCTATAGCCGACGCCGGTGTAATAAGGCCCCTGCGGCGCCGGAAAGCCCCGGTCGGGAAAACCGATCGGCCGGCCGTCCTTGTAGAAGAAGTATTCCTGCTCGAACCCGAACCAGGCACCCGGATCGTCGAGGATGGTGGCCCGGCCATTCGAGGGATGCGGCGTCTCCCCATCCGGCATCATCACCTCGCACATGACGAGCACGCCGTTCTTGCGGGTGCTGTCCGGAAACATCGATACCGGCTTGAGAACGCAGTCCGAGCTCCGCCCCTCGGCCTGCTTGGTCGAGCTGCCGTCGAAGCCCCACATCGGAAGCTCGTCGAGGGCCGGATAGGTGTCGAATTCCTTGATCTGCGTCTTGCCGCGCAGGTTCGGCACCGGCGTGTAGCCATCGAGCCAGAGATACTCGAGCTTATACTTGGTCATGATTCTTCTCTTGTTCTTGAGGGACACCAGGACATCACGGCCATCGATCGTCTTCTCACACTAGCAAGGCAGCCATCACCAATGCAGTAAACGTGCCAAAAATGCTATAACAGGACTGGCCCGAACCAAAATCCGGTAAAGCGTCACCACACCCCGACACGCACGAGTGATTGGCAGGATTGCAGTCCGAACTCCAGCTGCTGCGTATAGAAGCCGAACCAAGTTCGAAAACAGTATTTCCCAATTTTATACACAACAGATGCTTGCATATTGCTACTAATGTCCCAGAGACATGCCTGCCAGCTATCGCGGAAACTATTGCATCGAGAAATTCCGTTCTAATTTAATTAGTTCAAATAAGGGAGAATTGTAATGAACGACAATCCGCATCTACTTGCGATCATGGAAAGCAAGATGGCGCAGGCTCGCCTGCAGCTACAACACGCCAGCTTCGACAAGGCCGACGATCTTCTTGCGCAGGTCAAGATCTATGCGGAAGCACTCAGAACCAAGTCGAGCACTCACTGATCAGGACCCGGGACCTGTCTCGCTGTCCGTCTCGGCCAGCGTCACCATCATGTCGTAGAGGCGCCCTCGTGCCTGCGGCAATGGCCGATGACGCTGGCCGAAGGCATCTCGCACCAGGAAATGTCCGGTCAGCCTGAGCCCATCCCGCCAGTCCGCCGCATTGCCCGGATCGGCGTCGTCTAGCAGGAATTTCGGCAGCCGCAGCAGGCGCTCTCGCCAGAGCCCAGCGCCCTCTTCGGACACGGCACGACCGCTCCGGGGCGAGACGAACGCCAGATTGTCGGACCCGCCACAGACCGCGCATTCCGTCAGGTCGAGCCCATACCCGAGTTCGGACAGCAGCGTCATTTCCCAGCGCACCAAGGCCGCCGGCCCCAGGCGTTCCCCTTCGTCGGGATCCAGGCTCAGCAACGTCAACAACCCAGCCAGCCCATGGAACAGCCGTGGATGGGCCTCGCGCTCGGGCAGGGCGCCGTCGGCCACCGCGCACGCGGAGCTCAGCATTGCCAGTGGCCGCGCAAATTGCAGCAGCCGCGCCGAGGATGGATGCACCAGCTCTGCGGTCAGGTTTCCCAGCATTTCCGGCAATCTGGCGACCCAGCGCGCGGTGATCAGGTTGCCGGCCTGCCAGTTGGCGATCTGGGCCCGCGAACTGCCGCCCCGGACCAGGCCGCGATAGGCCCCGAATTCTTCGCTCAGTACATGCGCGACCGCGCCGCCCTCACCATAGGACGACGCGGCCAGAACAATCGCAGGAGCCTCCCATTCCATCGGAGGCTCCTCTCATCAGGCGTGTATCAGACCTCGGGCACAGGTGCCGGCGCTGCCGGAACACCGGAAACCTTGGCGACTTCGGCTGCGAAGTCGGTGGTCTCCTTCTCGATGCCTTCGCCAAGCTGGAACCGGTCGAACCCGATCAGCTTGCCGCCGGCCTTCTGCACGACCGCCTTCACGCGGCTCTCGCCGTCATGAACCCAGACCTGCTCGAGCAGAACCACTTCCTCGTAGTATTTCTGAACCCGGCCGTTGACCATCTTCTCGATGATGGCTTCCGGCTTGCCGGACGCACGCGCCTGCTCGCTCAGCACGGCGCGCTCACGCTCCAGCGCCGCCGGATCGACCGCATCGACATCGAGTGCCGCCGGGCGCGTCGCCGCGACATGCATGCCGATCTGCCGACCGAGCAGCTCCAGCGCGTCACTCTCGGACGGTGCCTCGATCGCGGCCAGCACGGCGATCTTGCCGATACCCGGACGCAGCGCCGAATGCACGTAGGTCGCGACCACGCCGGACGTGACGCGCAGGACGCGGGCCCGGCGGATCGTCATGTTCTCGCCGATGGTGGCGATCAGCTGCGTCAGCTCCTCGGCCACGGTCTTGTCCGAACCCTGGATCTTCGACGCCTTGATCGCCTCGACATCCTCTCCGACGATCAGTGCTACCTGCGCCACGCCGGCAACGAATGCCTGGAAGCTCTCGTTGCGCGCCACGAAGTCGGTCTCGGCATTCACTTCGACCATCGCGGCGATCCGCGGACCGGACGCAACGGCGACCAGACCCTCGGCCGCGACGCGACCGGACTTCTTCGCTGCAGCAGCGAGACCCTTCTTGCGCAGCCAGTCGACCGCGGGCTCGATCTCGCCAGCCGTCTCGTTCAGCGCCTTCTTGCAGTCCATCATGCCGGCGCCGGTCTTCTCGCGCAGCTCTTTCACGAGGGCAGCCGTGATTTCCGCCATCTTGCTCTCCATAAGCAGATCGGCGCCCATCATCCTGCGATGGGGCGCGTCCCTGTTCGTCCAGTTCCTGGAAACCGCCGCCCGGGGATAAACCCGCAGCGGACGGCCTTGGTCTTACTCGGCTGCGGGCGTCGCCGCTTCGGGCTCCGCAACGGCCGGGGTGAACTCCTCGGCCGATACCAGCTCGGCAGTCGGTGCCAGCTCGGTCACCGCCGGCATCTCGGCCGCTTCGATTTCCGGCATCAGCTCGACCGGGAGTTCCTCGGCAGCACCGTAATCCTGGCCCGAGGCACCGAGTTCCGCCGAGATACCATCCAGCACCGCGGACGCGATCAGGTCGCAATACATGGTGATGGCGCGGATCGCGTCGTCGTTGCCGGGGATCGGATAGGTCACGCCGGCCGGATCGGAATTGCTGTCGAGGATCGCGATCACCGGGATGCCGAGCTTGTTGGCTTCCTCGACCGCGAGCTTCTCCTTGTTGGTGTCGATGATGAACAGGATATCGGGCAGGCCGCCCATTTCCTTGATCCCACCGAGCGACCGCTCGAGCTTCTCGCGATCGCGGGTGATCTCGAGAATTTCCTTCTTGGTCAGGCCCTGCGTGTCGCCGGAGAGCATCTCGTCGATCTGGCGCAGGCGCTTGATCGAGCCGGTGATGGTCTTCCAGTTGGTCAGCATGCCGCCGAGCCAGCGATGGTTGACGTAATACTGCCCGCAACGGGCGGCTGCCTCGGCCACATGCTCTGCCGCAGCCCGCTTGGTGCCGACGAACAGGACGCGACCGCCGCCGGCGACGGTGTCACGAACCGCCTTGAGGGCGCGATCGAGCATCGGCACGGTCTGCTGCAGGTCGATGATGTGAACCTGGTTGCGGATACCGAACAGGTATGGCGCCATGCGCGGGTTCCAGCGGCGAGTATGGTGACCGAAATGGACACCGGCCTCGAGCAGCTGACGCAACGTGAAATCGGGCATCGCCATGAGCGTGCTCCCTTGTCCTACTGGTTGAACCTCCGCGGGGTCTCGGTCCGTCTCCGGACACCAGAGGTAAGCCCCGCGTGCGAATTACCGGCCATAAGCCAGCGGGCCCGCGTATGCGCGCAACCGGCCTCGAATGCAAGCCAGGCAGGAAAAAACTGGACAACACGGTGCAATGCTGTCGTGAGGGCAAGCCTGCTCAAACCGCTCGCCGCAAGATCTCGATGAGCGCTGCGAGCGTCGGCTGCAATTGCCGGCGAGACGGGTAGTAGAGAAAGAACCCGGGAAAAGGCTGCGTCCAGTCTTCGAGAAGCCGCACGAGCCGGCCTGCCGCGATATGAGAGGCGGCTCGTTCCTCCAGAACATAGGCCAAGCCCAGGCCGTCGAGTGCCGCATCGACGGCAAGCTCCGGCTCGTTGACCGTGAGCGGACCGGCGACATCGACCGAAACGGCGTGACCATCACGGTCGAATTCCCAGGGTATGACGACCCCGCCCGCCCGCATCCGATAGCGAATGCAGCGATGATGTCGCAGGTCCCCCGGCTCATGGGGCGTGTTGCCGCCTGCAAGATAAGCCGGTGACGCAATCATCGCCATTCGCAGGCGGGGACCGACCCTGACTGCGATCATGTCCTGCTCGAGTTTCTCGCCCATGCGGATCCCGGCATCGATGGAAGCCGCAATGATGTCGCGGAATTCGTACTCGATCAGCACCTCGACCTGTGCCTCAGGGTATCGCCTGGCGAATTCACCCAGGATAGGTCGGATCACCGCTTCGTAGCCCTGGCGCGTGGCGGTGATCCGCACGATGCCCGTCACGGCGCTACGGTCCCGATCGAGCTCCTGGAGAGCATGTTCTACATCGCCAAGAGCCGGTTCGAGAGTTTCAAGCAGGCGCGCACCGGCCGACGTGGGCGCCACGCTGCGGCTGTTTCTTTGAAGCAGGCGTGTGCCGAGCCGCCGCTCCAGGCGCTTGATGGCATAGCTGAGCGCAGACACGGAAAGCCCGAGCCCCGGGGCCGCGCGGGTGAAACTCCGGGTCCGTGCGACGGCCGCGAAGGCTGCCAGGTCATCGAGCGTTCCTCGCTCCATCGTCGTCTCTCATTCAACGCCTCATCGCAATCATAGCGCCTAATCGTAAGCCGCAGCATTGCCTACCTTGTGGTTTCCATCGCCGCGCAATGCCGCTTGCACCGGTTGCCCGGCGTCAGATCATAGAAGGGGCACGATCATGCTTGAGAAAAATGCCGTCTGGCTTATCACCGGATGTTCGACCGGCCTGGGTCGGGCGCTTGCACAGCAGGCCCTGAAGGCCGGCTATCGCGTCGTCGCGACCGCGCGGGACCGGTCAGTGCTTGGCGAACTCGTCAAAGAGCATGGTGAAGCCGTGCTCGCGGTAGAGCTCGACGTCACCAGGCCTGACCAGATCGAGGCAGCGATCGCCGCGTCCGAAGCCCGCTTCGGCACGGTCGATGTACTCGTCAACAACGCCGGATACGGTTATTTTGGGGCGATCGAGGAAGGCGAGGATGCAGGCGTTCGCGCCATGTTCGAGACCAACGTCTTCGGCCCCTGGAACATGATCAAGGCCGTCCTGCCGGGCATGCGCAACCGGAAGACCGGTTACGTCGTGAACATCAGCTCTGTCGGCGGGCTGGTGACCTACCCGGCGGTCGGGTTCTACCACATGGCGAAATTCGCGTTGGAAGGACTATCCGAGACGCTCGCCAAGGAGGTCGCTCCCTTCGGCATCGGCGTGACGGTCGTGGAGCCGGGTGCGTTCCTGACCGATTTCCGGGGCGGGTCGGCGAAGCAGTCGAACATCCGTCTCCCGGCTTATGCCGATACGGCCGGCAAGGCGCGCGACAACGTATTCGCAGCGCACGGCAAGCAGGAGAATGACCCGGTTCTTGGCGCGCAGGCGATCATCACCGCGATCGAGGCAGCTTTGCCGCCGCTACACCTGGTAATCGGCGGTGATGCGCTCGACCAGATCCGGCAAAAAATCGTCGACCTGAAGCGTGATCTGGACACGTGGGAAGACCTGACCCGGAGCACGAAGTTCCAGAAGAAGTAGAAGCCGACACGCCTGCAGATCACCCGGCGACAGCGACGTCGGGTAATTTGCAATGCGGGCTAGAACCCGATCACGGACCGCAAACAGGTGTTCCGCTCCGTCGGCTACCGCTCCTCGACATACCGGACGCCGACCACCAGCTTCAGCGTCTCCGCAAGCTTCGGCGTGACCATGTAGGCGTCCGGCAAGGTCAGTTCGACATCCTGCGTGTCGTCCAGGCACGGCAGGACCACCACCTTGCCGCGGCCGCCCTTCACCTTGCCGAGCACCACGCGGATCTCGTCGATCGCTGCCGGCCGATCCACCCAGATCCGCATCTCCGCCTTGTCCTCGGCGGCCGCCTTGTCCAGCGAGATCGCATCCTGCGCGGTCACCCGCAGCATCTCGCCTTCCATGCGGATGTCGGCGGTGACCAGTACCGCCTGCCCAGTCACCAGCACGTCGCGGGTTCGGGCCAGCACCTCGCTGAAGAACGTCACCTCGCAACTGCCCGAGGCATCGGACAGCCGGACCCAGGCCATCTTGGTTCCGGTGCGGGTCGGCCGCTCCTTCCGGTCGATGACGCACCCGGCGATCTTGACCCGGCCGATCCCCGCCTGCCCGGCCGCCTCGATCGCATTCGCCTTCACCGCCCCCAGCCGCCGCAGCAGCGAGGCATAGCCGTCGAGCGGATGCGCGGTCAGGTGGAAGCCGATCGCGTCCGCCTCCAGCCCGAGCCGCTCGATCCCCGGCCAGTCCGGCCCGGTCGGTAGGCGCAGCGTTTCCCGGCGGGCTGTGCCGCCGAACAGCCCGATCTGCCCGCTGGACGCTTCCTCCGCCTGGGCCTGCGCCCGCCGCAGGATGGTTTCCGCCGCCCCGAACACCCGGGCCCGGTTGTCATCCAGGCTGTCGAAGGCTCCCGCCTTGGCCAGGTTCTCGATCTGCATCTTGTTCAGCTGCTTCGGGTCCGCCCGCTGCGCGAAATCCGCCAGGTCGGAAAACACCGTGCCATTCCGCAGCGTCTCCAGCGCCTGCATCGCCGCCAGTCCGACCTTCTTGACCGCCGCGAGCGCATACCGGATCGACTGGGTGCCGTCCTCGGCGACTTCGACGGTGAAATCCGCCCCGGACCGGTTGATGTCCGGCGGCAGCACCTTGATCCCGAGCCGCTCCGCTTCCTGTCGCAGCGCCGCCAGCTTGTCGGTCTTTTCCCGCGCCAGCGACATGCACGCCGCCAGGAACGCGACCGGATGATTGGCCTTCATCCAAGCCGTTTGGTACGACACCAGCGCATAGGCCGCCGCATGCGACTTGTTGAAGCCATAGTCGGCGAACTTCGCCATCAGCTCGAACACCTCGACCGCCTTGTCCGAGCTGATCCCGCGTGCCATCGCACCGTCGGTAAAAATGGCCCGCTGCGTATCCATCTCGGAGCGGATCTTCTTGCCCATCGCACGGCGCAGCATGTCGGCCGCACCCAGGCTGTAGCCCGCCATCTTCTGGGCGATCTGCATGACCTGTTCCTGATAGACCATGATCCCATAGGTCTCTTCCAAGATACCGCGGATCTCCTCGTGCGGCGCTTCCCATTTTTCCCCGTGCTTGCGCCGGCAATAATCGGGAATATTCGCCATCGGCCCAGGACGGTACAAGGCGCCCGCCGCGATCAGATCCTCGATCCGGGTCGGCCGCATCTGGCGCAGCACGTCCCGCATGCCGGCACCTTCGAACTGGAACACGCCAGCGGTATCGCCGCGCGCCAGCATCGCGTACGTCCGCGCATCGTCCAGCGGCAGCATTGACAGATCGACCACGACGCCGAGCTTCGCCAGCATCTGCACGCCGCGCTGCAGGATCGTCAGCGTCGTCAGGCCGAGGAAGTCGAACTTCACCAGCCCGGCCTGCTCGACGAACTTCATGTTGTACTGCGTGACCAGCATGTCGCTCTTGGGATCGCGATACAGCGGCACCAGCTCGACCAGCTTGCGATCGCCGATCACCACGCCGGCCGCATGCGTGCTGGCGTGCCGGTACAGCCCCTCGAGCTGCAGCGCGATCTCCATCAGCCGGCGCACGCCCTCATCCTGGTCGCGCATCTCCTGCAACCGGGTCTCGCCATCGATCGCCTGCTTCAGCGTCACCGGCTTGGCCGGATTGTTAGGGATCAGCTCACAAACCTTGTTGACCAGCCCGTACGGCAACGCCAGCACGCGGCCGACGTCACGCACGGCCGCGCGCGCCTGCAGCTTTCCGAAGGTGATGATTTGCGCGACACGGTCCGCGCCGTATTCGCGACGAACGTAGGCGATCACCTCGTCGCGCCGGTCCTGGCAGAAATCGATGTCGAAATCCGGCATCGACACGCGCTCGGGGTTCAGGAACCGCTCGAACAGCAGGTTGAACGGCAGCGGATCGATATCGGTGATGGTCAGTGCCCACGCGGCCAGCGACCCGGCGCCGGACCCACGCCCCGGCCCCACCGGAATGTCGTGCGCCTTGGCCCACTGGATGAAGTCGGCCACGATCATGAAGTAGCCGGGGAAGCCCATGTCCGCGATGACATTGAGCTCGAATGCCAGCCGCTCGCGATAGCGCGTGCAGGTATCGACGTCCGCCCCGAGCTTCTCGAGCCGCAGTTCGAGGCCTTCCTCGGCCATCGCCCTCAGCGTCTGGTCCTCGGTGCTGCCCTCGCGGACCTTCGGACACACCGGCAGCAGCGGCTTGCGCGTCTCGGACATCACCGCGCACCGCCGGGCAATCGCCAGCGTATTGTCGCAGGCCTCGGGCAGGTCCGCGAACAGCTCGCGCATCATCGCCGGCGGCTTGAACCACTGCTCCGGCGAGACCCGCCAGCGCTCCCGCTCGGCCACCGTGCGTCCCTGCGCGATACAGATCAGCGCGTCATGCGCCTCGTGCATCTCGGGCCTCGGGAAGAATACCTCGTTGGTCGCCACCAGCGGCAACCCGAGCTCGTCCGCCAGCTCGATCAGCCCGGGCTCGATCGTCTTCTCGATCGCCAGGCCATGCCGCTGCAGCTCGACCGCGATCCGGCCCGGAAACGCCAGCGCCAGCGTCTCCAGAAGCCGCCGCGCCGCATCCTGCTGACCATCCGCCAACAGCCGCGCCAACGGCCCACGACCACCGCCGGTCAGCAGGATCAGCCCTTCGGAATGGGCGCAGAGCGTCCCGATCGTCACGCATGGATCGGACGGATCGCTCTCGAGGAACCCGATCGACGACAGATGCTGCAGATTGGCCAGCCCGACCCGGTCCTGCGCCAGCAGCACCAGCGGTTCCGACGCCGTGGTGCCACGCCCGGGCCCCGCCGCCTGCGAGCCGCCGATCTGCAGCCCGTCCGCCAGCGATACGGCGTCGGCCATCAGGGTGATCTGGCAGCCGATGATCGGCTGCACGCCCTTGGCCGTGCAGTACTGCGAAAATTCGAGCGCCCCGAACATGTTACCGCTGTCGGTGATCGCCACCGCCGGCATACCGGCGGCCCGCGCCAGCGCCGCGATCTCCGGAACCTGGATCGCCCCCTGGCTCAGCGAGTAGGCCGAATGGACCCGGAGATGAACGAAATCAGCGTGCGACATGGGCTAAGTTTATCACCCCTAGAGCGCCCCTGCAGCCTCCAGCGCCCGAGTCGGGACGGTGCCCTGATCCGCGATGTGGTCGAGGGTGCGGCTGAGGAACGCCATCACAGCGACCTCCTCGGCAGTCAGCCCGGTCTGGGCGCGGCTCTCGGGCGCCAGGGCCGCTTCCACGCGTGCTCTCAGCGCCTCGGCCAGCGAGCCATCCATGTAGCCATCGAAAATCCTGGGATGTATGTAGCATTTGCGGCAGATCGCCGGCGTGTTGCCGAGCAGCTTGGCCACGGTCTCGATCGCCCGCAGCACGTTCTTCTTGGCCTTCGCCTCGCTGTCGAACTGCTCAAACTCATGCAGCGCCAGCGCCGCGAGGTTGGTCGCCGCCCAGGTCCTGAAATCCTTGGCCGTTATGTCCTCGCCGGTCACCTCCTGCAGATACTCGTTCACGTCATGCGACGAGATGTCGTGCTGGATGCCGTCCTCGTCGAGATACTGGAACAACTCCTGCCCGCGCAGTTCCTGCAGCCTGGAGACGATACCGGCCAGACGCCGGTCCTTCAGCTCGATATGCTGCTGGATGCCGTGCTTGGCCCGGAAATCGAGCACCAGGCCGGTGCCGCTGACCTTGGCATGCCGGCGGCGCAGCGTGGTCAGCCCGAAGCTCTTGTTGGTCTTGGCATACTCGTCGTTGCCGATCCGCATCATGGTCTTCTCGAGCAGCGCCACCACGGTCGCCAGCACCTTCGCCCGCGGCAGTCCGGGCCGGGTGAGGTCCTTCTGCACCTGCGCCCGCAGCGCCGGCAGCTTCTCGCCGAACACCAGCATCTTGCCGTATTTCGCCTCGTCCCGGATCGAGCGCCAGTCCGGGTGGTAGCGGTACTGCTTGCGGCCCCGCGCGTCCCGGCCCACCGCCTGCAGGTGCCCTTTCGGGTCGCGGCAGATCCAGACGTCGGTATAGGCTGGCGGAACCGCGAGCTTCTTCAGCCGGACCAGCACGGCCTCATCGGTGACCGCCTCGCCGTTCGGCGCGAAATACGTCAGCCCATCCGGACCCAGCCTGCGCGTAAAGCCCGGCTTGCTGTCGTCGACATAATGCAGATGCGCCGCCCGCGCCGCCTCGCGTCCATCCACCGACACGTCCGCCAGGTCGGGGCGCGGCGCCACCTTCCCCGATGCAGCCTTCTTCGCCATCCCGCCCACCGTCCCGTCCGTCGCCCGGATACAACCGGGCATCGGCCGGGGGGTTCGACGGCTCAGCTGAACGGGACGATCAAACCCTCGCGCAGCGTCACGATCCGGTCCATCCGTCCCGCCAGCTCGACATTGTGGGTGGCGATCAGCGCCGCGAGACCCTGCTCGCGCACCACGCGCATGAGCTCGGCAAACACCACGCCCGATGTCGCCACGTCGAGGTTGCCGGTCGGCTCGTCCGCCAGCAGCACCCTGGGACGATTGGCCAGCGCCCTGGCGATCGCCACCCGCTGCTGCTCGCCGCCGGACAGCTTGCCGGGCAGATGGTCCAGGCGCCGCTGCAGCCCGAACAGCCCGAGCAGTTCGTCCGCCCGCACCCGCGCATCCCGCCTGGACACGCCGGCGATCATCTGCGGCAGCACCACGTTCTCCCGTGCGGTAAATTCCGCCAGCAGGTGGTGCGACTGATAGACGAAGCCGATCGAGTTGCGGCGGATGGCAGTGCGGTCCTTGTCGGAAAGCTGCCCGGCGTCGCGCCCGGCCACCACCACCGATCCGCCCTGCGGCTTCTCCAGCAGGCCCGCCAGGTGCAGCAGCGTCGACTTGCCGGTGCCGCTCGGTGCGACCAGCGCCACGATCTCGCCGGGACGCAGTTCCAGATCCGCGCCGCGCAGGACCTCCAGCTTGTCGTCTCCGCTGACGAAGCTGTGGCTTACCTGCCGCAGTGCCAGCGGCACGTCGGCAATCACATCGCTACTCATGACGAAGCGCCTCGACCGGATCCGTCCGCGCCGCACGCCAGCTCGGATACAGCGTTGCCAGCAGCGACAGGACCAGCGCCATCACGATCACCTGGGTGACCTCCGGCCATTCGAGCTTCGCCGGCAGATGCTCGAGATAATAGACTTCCGGATTGAACAGGTTGGTGCCGGTAAGCGATTGCAGCCACTGACGAAGCCGCTCGATGTTCAGGCAGAACACAATGCCGATCACCGTGCCGACGAGCGTCCCGGTAATCCCGACCGACGCCCCGCACATCAGGAAGATCCGCATGATCGCGCCACGCGTGGCGCCGATCGTCCGCAGCACCGCGATATCGCGGGTCTTGTCCTTGACCATCATGATCAGCGACGAGATCACGTTGAACGCTGCCACCAGGATGATCAGCGTCAGGATCAGGAACATCACGTTCTGCTCGACCTGCACCGCGCCGAAGAATGCGTTGTTGCTCTGCGTCCAGTCGAGCACCCGGAGCCGGTCCCC
Proteins encoded:
- the dnaE gene encoding DNA polymerase III subunit alpha translates to MSHADFVHLRVHSAYSLSQGAIQVPEIAALARAAGMPAVAITDSGNMFGALEFSQYCTAKGVQPIIGCQITLMADAVSLADGLQIGGSQAAGPGRGTTASEPLVLLAQDRVGLANLQHLSSIGFLESDPSDPCVTIGTLCAHSEGLILLTGGGRGPLARLLADGQQDAARRLLETLALAFPGRIAVELQRHGLAIEKTIEPGLIELADELGLPLVATNEVFFPRPEMHEAHDALICIAQGRTVAERERWRVSPEQWFKPPAMMRELFADLPEACDNTLAIARRCAVMSETRKPLLPVCPKVREGSTEDQTLRAMAEEGLELRLEKLGADVDTCTRYRERLAFELNVIADMGFPGYFMIVADFIQWAKAHDIPVGPGRGSGAGSLAAWALTITDIDPLPFNLLFERFLNPERVSMPDFDIDFCQDRRDEVIAYVRREYGADRVAQIITFGKLQARAAVRDVGRVLALPYGLVNKVCELIPNNPAKPVTLKQAIDGETRLQEMRDQDEGVRRLMEIALQLEGLYRHASTHAAGVVIGDRKLVELVPLYRDPKSDMLVTQYNMKFVEQAGLVKFDFLGLTTLTILQRGVQMLAKLGVVVDLSMLPLDDARTYAMLARGDTAGVFQFEGAGMRDVLRQMRPTRIEDLIAAGALYRPGPMANIPDYCRRKHGEKWEAPHEEIRGILEETYGIMVYQEQVMQIAQKMAGYSLGAADMLRRAMGKKIRSEMDTQRAIFTDGAMARGISSDKAVEVFELMAKFADYGFNKSHAAAYALVSYQTAWMKANHPVAFLAACMSLAREKTDKLAALRQEAERLGIKVLPPDINRSGADFTVEVAEDGTQSIRYALAAVKKVGLAAMQALETLRNGTVFSDLADFAQRADPKQLNKMQIENLAKAGAFDSLDDNRARVFGAAETILRRAQAQAEEASSGQIGLFGGTARRETLRLPTGPDWPGIERLGLEADAIGFHLTAHPLDGYASLLRRLGAVKANAIEAAGQAGIGRVKIAGCVIDRKERPTRTGTKMAWVRLSDASGSCEVTFFSEVLARTRDVLVTGQAVLVTADIRMEGEMLRVTAQDAISLDKAAAEDKAEMRIWVDRPAAIDEIRVVLGKVKGGRGKVVVLPCLDDTQDVELTLPDAYMVTPKLAETLKLVVGVRYVEER
- a CDS encoding DNA topoisomerase IB is translated as MAKKAASGKVAPRPDLADVSVDGREAARAAHLHYVDDSKPGFTRRLGPDGLTYFAPNGEAVTDEAVLVRLKKLAVPPAYTDVWICRDPKGHLQAVGRDARGRKQYRYHPDWRSIRDEAKYGKMLVFGEKLPALRAQVQKDLTRPGLPRAKVLATVVALLEKTMMRIGNDEYAKTNKSFGLTTLRRRHAKVSGTGLVLDFRAKHGIQQHIELKDRRLAGIVSRLQELRGQELFQYLDEDGIQHDISSHDVNEYLQEVTGEDITAKDFRTWAATNLAALALHEFEQFDSEAKAKKNVLRAIETVAKLLGNTPAICRKCYIHPRIFDGYMDGSLAEALRARVEAALAPESRAQTGLTAEEVAVMAFLSRTLDHIADQGTVPTRALEAAGAL
- a CDS encoding ABC transporter ATP-binding protein, translated to MSSDVIADVPLALRQVSHSFVSGDDKLEVLRGADLELRPGEIVALVAPSGTGKSTLLHLAGLLEKPQGGSVVVAGRDAGQLSDKDRTAIRRNSIGFVYQSHHLLAEFTARENVVLPQMIAGVSRRDARVRADELLGLFGLQRRLDHLPGKLSGGEQQRVAIARALANRPRVLLADEPTGNLDVATSGVVFAELMRVVREQGLAALIATHNVELAGRMDRIVTLREGLIVPFS